The nucleotide sequence CCTCTCCACGGAGCGCAAGGCCGCCTGAACCGGCAATTTTCGCCCAGGGTCCCCCCAAGCGCCCCACGCGTCTGTCCGTTCTGGACGATCCCCGGAGGGGGTCCTATATTGAGAAAACGCGGGCCCGCGGCCTGTTCGGGAGAGCGTGCGGTGCGGGCGGCGTCTCCTGCGCTGGGGAGCGAGGCAAGTTGATGGGCATGCCGAAGACGATTGGGCGCTACGAGATCCTCGAGGAGGTCGGGCGGGGATCCATGGGGGTGGTCTACAAGGCCCGCGACCCCAGGATCGGCCGCGTGGTGGCCCTCAAGACGATCGCCTTCTCCTTCCCGCTCGGCCCGGGGGAGGAGGAGGAATTCCTGCAGCGTTTCTACCACGAGGCCCAGGTCGCCGGGCGCCTCAACCACCCGAACATCGTCACGATCTACGACGTCGGCGAGAAGGGGGACGGCGGCGACGCCTACATCGCGATGGAATTCATGACGGGCACGAACCTGCACGAGCTCCTGTCCGGCGGCGGACGTCTGCCGCTGGCCCAGGCGGCCGACGTTTTGGAGAAGCTGGCCCAGGCCCTCGATTACGCCCACGATAACGGCGTCATCCACCGGGACATCAAGCCGGCGAACATTCTTCTGACGGATAGCGGGCAGCCGAAGATCCTCGACTTCGGCATCGCGCGCCTGGCTGCGGGCGGTCTGACACGGCCTGGGAAGTTCTTCGGCACGCCGAACTACATGTCTCCCGAGCAGGTGACCGGGAGCAACGTGGACGGCCGAACCGACCAGTTCTCCCTCGGGGTCATTCTCTATCAGCTCCTCACGGGCGAGAAGCCGTTCGTAGGCGACAGCGTCACCGCTATCTCGTATCAGGTGGTCAACGTTGAACCGCCCCCGCCCACCAAGCTCAACCCCGCCCTGCGTCCCCCGTTCGACCGGATCGTCCGGAAGGTGCTCTCCAAGAACGCTTCCGATCGATACCCTCGCTGCGCCGACCTCTCGAACGATCTGAAAACCGCCGTCGGCGAGTGGCGGGAGTCGGCGGAGAAATCGACACCACCGACTCTGGTCTCACGCGAGGAGTCTGCATCGGCGGCCGCAGAGACGGGCGAAGGGGGGAAGCGCGGTGTCACTTTTCTGGCCCCGCGGTTCGCGCGGATCCTGGCGGGACACGGCTCACCCCTCGGAGTCGGGTGGATTGCGTTCCTGGTCTGCCTGGTTCTCCTGGCCGCGGCCCCTTTCCTCCTGTACCGTTCTCCGGCCCGACGCTCGGGCGGGCCGCAGCCGCTGGGTCTTCTGACGAGTCCCTCCGGCGCGCGGACTGGCGCAGACCCCGCCCTGTCGGGGATCGGGGTTGCCCCGTCGCAGGAGGCGCCCGATCCGGCCCAGGCCGGCCGCCTCCGGGTGACCCTGTCCCACCGCTTCAATTCCGGGCGCATCGAGGTCCGAATCGACGGCGCAAAGACCCTCGAGGACAGACTCAGGGGGACCGGCAGCAAGACGCGATTCGTCCGAACCCTGTCGGTGCCGGCGGGCAGCCACCGCGTCGAGGTGCGGGTCACGAGCGGCCATACGTTCGACGGAATCGAGGGGATACAGGGGGAGTTCCGTCCCCGGGAGCAGAAGGAGTTGACGGTATCCGTGAGTCCGATCAGCAGGAGGCTCAAGTTGCGCTTCGAGGAGCCGGAAACGGCGGAGCACAAGTGAATCGCGCGGATCGGGC is from Candidatus Dormiibacterota bacterium and encodes:
- a CDS encoding serine/threonine-protein kinase, whose product is MPKTIGRYEILEEVGRGSMGVVYKARDPRIGRVVALKTIAFSFPLGPGEEEEFLQRFYHEAQVAGRLNHPNIVTIYDVGEKGDGGDAYIAMEFMTGTNLHELLSGGGRLPLAQAADVLEKLAQALDYAHDNGVIHRDIKPANILLTDSGQPKILDFGIARLAAGGLTRPGKFFGTPNYMSPEQVTGSNVDGRTDQFSLGVILYQLLTGEKPFVGDSVTAISYQVVNVEPPPPTKLNPALRPPFDRIVRKVLSKNASDRYPRCADLSNDLKTAVGEWRESAEKSTPPTLVSREESASAAAETGEGGKRGVTFLAPRFARILAGHGSPLGVGWIAFLVCLVLLAAAPFLLYRSPARRSGGPQPLGLLTSPSGARTGADPALSGIGVAPSQEAPDPAQAGRLRVTLSHRFNSGRIEVRIDGAKTLEDRLRGTGSKTRFVRTLSVPAGSHRVEVRVTSGHTFDGIEGIQGEFRPREQKELTVSVSPISRRLKLRFEEPETAEHK